The Methanosarcina acetivorans C2A genome includes the window ACAATAATGAGACCTATGACCAGCTCGTCGATGAAGCCGATATGACCCTTGATTCGCAGGAGCAGGAAGAACTCTACCATTCCCTGCAGGCTTTTGTGACAGAAGAAGTTCCGGCTTTTTACCTTGTACATGAGGAAAAGGTCGTTGCAACCGGACCTGCGGTAAACGGGTATGTCATAAGTTCTGAAGATCCCTGGTTGAACCTTTCAGGGATCTATCTGGAAAGAACGTAAGGTGCAAAGCCCGGAAGATTCCCATGTGGAGGTACATAGCAAAACGTCTGGCAATGGTTTCCGTCGTAATCGCAGGAGTTACGCTTGTAGCTTTTTCTGCGATGTACCTTGCTCCCGGTGACCCTGCCGAGGTTATAGCCCTTGCAAGGTACGGAGATGACCTGAGTACCAGCCAGATTGAAACCCTGAGAGAGGCAGAAGGGCTTGATGCCCCCGTGCATATGCAGTACCTCATATGGATGGGTCACCTGCTCAGGCTGGACTTCGGAAAATCACTTGTGACCTCCGAAGATGTCCTTTCCGAAATCCTCCAAAAACTGCCTGCAACTGTAGAACTTGCAATTGTCAGCCTGCTGGTTTCCCTGCTAATTGCCCTGCCCGCAGGTGTTCTGGGCGCACTCAGGAAAAACACCCTGCTTGACAGCGGCTGTATGTTTGTTTCTCTGGTAGGGGTTTCTATCCCGAACTTCTGGCTCGGGCTTCTTCTGATCTGGCTTTTTGCCCTGATCCTCCCTCTCTTCCCAAGTTTCGGGTACGGAAGCCTGGAACACTTTGTACTTCCTGCTCTCACCCTTGGCAGCTCAATGGCTGCGGTTACTGCAAGGCTTACCCGGGCAAGCCTGCTCGAAGTGCTGGGGCAGGAATATATAGTGGCTGCCCGGGCCAGGGGCTTTGACGAGCGCACTGTCCTTTTCCGGCACGCCCTGAAAAATGCTTTGCTCCCGGTTATCACATTTGCAGGAATGCAGTTTGGATACCTTCTGGGGGGAGCCGTGATTGTGGAAAGCATTTTTTCCTGGCCCGGCATTGGAAAACTTCTTGTCGACTCGATTTTTGCGAGGGATTTTTCCATGGTTCAGGGTTGTGTCCTCTTTATTGCCGTGCTCTTTTCCTTCTCCAGCCTTGTAGTCGATATCCTGTATGCAGTGCTTGACCCGAGGATAAGATATGACAGATCTGATTGAAAGAACGGTGAGAACTGAAAAGGCATACCTGGCTGAAAAAAGGTTGAGTTTCGGGGAATTCAGGAAGAACAGGCTTGCAGTCTCAGGTATACTGCTTATCGCCGTCCTCTGCGTTCTGGCCCTATTTGCCCCAAAACTTGCTCCGCACGACCCCCTTGCCCAGAGGCTTGACAGCAGGCTTCTTTCGCCTTCTCTGGAATATCCTTTCGGGACCGATGAATTGGGGCGCTGCATTTTTTCAAGGGTTATCTACGGCACGCGCATTTCTCTGGGTATCGGTCTCCTTGTAGTTGCGGTAACATCCATTGCAGGCACATCCCTGGGGCTGCTTTCCGGGTACAGGGGCGGCGTGCTGGATGAAGCCATAATGAGAGGAGTAGATATTGTGATGGCTTTTCCCAACATCATCCTTGCCCTCGTGATTGCAGGGCTGATGGGTCCTGGCTTTTCAAGTGTGGTCTTCGCCCTTGTTTTTACTCAGTGGCCTGCTTATGCCAGGCTTGTACGCGGACAGGTGCTGTCTCTCCGGAAGAGGGCTTTTGTGGAGGCTGCAAGGGCTCTGAGACCTTCAAGCTTCTACATAATGCGAAAACATATCCTTCCGAACTGCATGGAGCCCGTAATCGTGCTTGGAACTCTTGAAATTGCGCACGTTATTATCTTTGCTTCGGCCCTGAGCTTTCTCGGGCTAGGAATTCAGCCCCCTGTTCCGGAATGGGGCTCCATGCTCAAAGCCGGGATTCCGTACCTCCGCACGGCTCCACATCTCACATTCTTCCCGGGTCTGATGATTATCTTCACGGTTTTTGCGTTCAATTTTGCAGGAGACGGTTTGAGGGACAACCTTGGGCAGCCTGCAGATCAGGAGGTGCTGTCAAGATGAGTTCT containing:
- the nikC gene encoding nickel ABC transporter permease subunit NikC; the protein is MTDLIERTVRTEKAYLAEKRLSFGEFRKNRLAVSGILLIAVLCVLALFAPKLAPHDPLAQRLDSRLLSPSLEYPFGTDELGRCIFSRVIYGTRISLGIGLLVVAVTSIAGTSLGLLSGYRGGVLDEAIMRGVDIVMAFPNIILALVIAGLMGPGFSSVVFALVFTQWPAYARLVRGQVLSLRKRAFVEAARALRPSSFYIMRKHILPNCMEPVIVLGTLEIAHVIIFASALSFLGLGIQPPVPEWGSMLKAGIPYLRTAPHLTFFPGLMIIFTVFAFNFAGDGLRDNLGQPADQEVLSR
- the nikB gene encoding nickel ABC transporter permease; translated protein: MWRYIAKRLAMVSVVIAGVTLVAFSAMYLAPGDPAEVIALARYGDDLSTSQIETLREAEGLDAPVHMQYLIWMGHLLRLDFGKSLVTSEDVLSEILQKLPATVELAIVSLLVSLLIALPAGVLGALRKNTLLDSGCMFVSLVGVSIPNFWLGLLLIWLFALILPLFPSFGYGSLEHFVLPALTLGSSMAAVTARLTRASLLEVLGQEYIVAARARGFDERTVLFRHALKNALLPVITFAGMQFGYLLGGAVIVESIFSWPGIGKLLVDSIFARDFSMVQGCVLFIAVLFSFSSLVVDILYAVLDPRIRYDRSD